The following are encoded together in the Peromyscus maniculatus bairdii isolate BWxNUB_F1_BW_parent chromosome 22, HU_Pman_BW_mat_3.1, whole genome shotgun sequence genome:
- the Ticam1 gene encoding TIR domain-containing adapter molecule 1 translates to MANPGPSLHGAFDILEAMGRDRLAHLKHKLGSLHPGSQESKLLHAMVLLALGQDTEARTALESLKADTAARLVARQWAGVDSTEDPEEPPDLSWTVARLYHLLAEENLCPASTRDMAYQVALRDLASQGDHLLGQLQKEAWDRCSSFLMGGSRGFQPLHSDLGGLPPSSASPSLTRSQPRPIDTSDWSRGHSLHSTGSMASLASHLEISQSPTLPFLCPQRGTHGPSKLCGTPPASPEPQLVPVGCQEPEEVSWPPSVETSVPLGSPQRSGVPEVSPEVASAVLPDSPAAPDTSVHCPVECTEVSAGSQSLLPPTTESTGKQLSITSQLSPPGSVGDDSLQNTTSNPPAQPPSSQAPSTLPPSSSSPPSSNSSSSGCSAPPASASPILGHLETSEQKFYNFVVIHARADEHVALRIREKLETLGVPDGATFCEEFQVPGRGELHCLQDAIDHSGYTILLLTTNFDCRLSLHQVNHALMNSLTQSGRQDSVIPLLPLECSQAQLSPSATSLLHSLVWLDEHSPIFARKVANTFKPQKLQAHRIRWKKKQEARALQEQSVQLEAERQRVAAVSAAYSAYVQSCSAWQAQMDSLRGAFGKDLSVGTPTFPRWLGCPEPTPSHPQQGGTPVSSYFPQPPSFPQPPSFPQPESFPQPPSFPQPPSFPQPPSFPPSPSFPQSPPFPPASSAAPQTPGSLIIHHAQMVQLGVNNHMWGQTGAQSADDKTGCLEEPCMGPPSDQEGPRLEPPE, encoded by the coding sequence ATGGCCAACCCAGGCCCATCACTCCATGGCGCCTTTGATATTCTAGAAGCCATGGGAAGGGACAGGCTGGCCCACCTGAAACACAAGTTGGGGAGTCTGCATCCAGGCAGCCAGGAGTCCAAGCTTCTTCACGCCATGGTGCTCTTGGCTCTGGGCCAGGACACCGAGGCCAGGACCGCTTTGGAGTCCTTGAAGGCGGACACGGCGGCCCGGCTGGTAGCCCGCCAGTGGGCAGGTGTGGACAGCACAGAAGACCCTGAGGAGCCTCCAGATTTGTCTTGGACTGTGGCTCGCCTGTACCACCTGCTGGCCGAGGAGAACCTGTGTCCGGCTTCCACAAGGGACATGGCTTACCAGGTGGCCCTCCGTGACCTCGCCTCCCAGGGTGACCACCTGCTGGGCCAACTCCAGAAGGAGGCCTGGGATCGGTGCAGTTCATTCCTCATGGGGGGCTCCCGTGGCTTCCAGCCACTCCActctgatctgggtggcctgccgCCGTCTTCGGCATCCCCTTCGTTGACCAGGAGCCAGCCTCGACCCATTGATACATCAGACTGGAGCCGGGGCCATTCTCTACACTCCACCGGCAGCATGGCCTCCCTGGCCAGCCACTTGGAGATCAGCCAGTCACCCACCCTGCCTTTCCTCTGTCCACAACGTGGGACCCATGGGCCCAGCAAGCTCTGTGGCACACCCCCGGCCTCCCCTGAGCCTCAGCTTGTCCCTGTAGGCTGCCAAGAACCTGAGGAAGTGAGCTGGCCCCCTTCAGTGGAGACCAGTGTCCCCTTGGGGTCACCACAGAGAAGTGGGGTCCCAGAGGTGTCCCCGGAGGTGGCTTCGGCCGTCCTCCCTGACTCTCCGGCTGCTCCAGACACGAGTGTCCACTGCCCTGTTGAGTGCACGGAGGTATCTGCAGGCTCTCAGTCTCTCCTGCCACCCACCACGGAAAGCACTGGAAAACAGCTGTCTATCACAAGTCAGCTGTCACCTCCCGGGTCTGTAGGAGATGACAGTCTGCAGAACACCACATCCAACCCCCCTGCCCAGCCACCGTCCTCCCAGGCCCCCTCTACACTGCCTCCTTCGTCCTCCTCCCCTCCGTCCTCCAATTCCTCCTCCAGCGGCTGCTCTGCCCCCCCAGCCTCCGCGTCCCCCATTCTGGGCCACTTGGAAACATCTGAGCAGAAATTCTATAACTTCGTGGTCATCCATGCCAGGGCTGATGAACACGTGGCCCTACGTATCCGAGAGAAGCTGGAGACCCTTGGGGTGCCCGATGGGGCCACCTTCTGTGAGGAATTTCAGGTGCCTGGGCGGGGTGAGCTGCATTGTCTCCAAGATGCCATTGACCACTCGGGGTATACCATTCTGCTCCTGACCACCAACTTCGACTGTCGTCTGAGCCTGCACCAAGTCAACCATGCCCTTATGAACAGCCTCACGCAGTCGGGAAGGCAGGACTCTgtgatccccctcctcccactggAGTGCTCCCAGGCCCAGCTCAGCCCCAGCGCAACCAGCTTGCTCCACAGCCTTGTGTGGCTGGATGAACACTCCCCGATCTTTGCCAGGAAGGTGGCGAACACCTTCAAACCACAGAAGCTCCAGGCACACCGGATACGCTGGAAGAAAAAGCAGGAGGCCAGAGCCCTCCAGGAGCAGAGCGTACAGCTAGAGGCTGAGCGGCAAAGGGTGGCTGCCGTGTCGGCTGCCTACTCGGCCTACGTCCAGAGCTGCAGCGCCTGGCAAGCGCAGATGGACAGCCTGCGGGGGGCCTTCGGGAAGGACTTGTCAGTGGGGACCCCTACATTCCCCCGTTGGCTGGGATGTCCAGAGCCGACACCTTCACATCCACAGCAGGGTGGTACCCCAGTTTCTTCCTATTTCCCGCAACCTCCGTCTTTCCCGCAGCCTCCGTCTTTCCCGCAGCCCGAGTCATTCCCGCAGCCTCCCTCTTTCCCGCAGCCTCCCTCTTTCCCGCAGCCTCCGTCTTTCCCGCCGTCCCCGTCTTTCCCGCAGTCTCCACCCTTCCCACCTGCCTCCTCCGCAGCCCCCCAGACTCCAGGATCTCTCATTATTCACCATGCCCAGATGGTTCAGCTGGGCGTCAACAACCACATGTGGGGCCAGACAGGGGCCCAGTCGGCGGATGACAAGACTGGGTGTCTGGAGGAACCCTGCATGGGCCCTCCGAGTGACCAGGAGGGACCCCGACTTGAGCCTCCAGAGTGA
- the Fem1a gene encoding protein fem-1 homolog A yields the protein MDLHTAVYNAAHDGKLQLLQRLLAGRGREELDELLGEVAGGGTPLLIAARRGHLDVVEFLVDRCGASVEAGGSVHFDGETIEGAPPLWAASAAGHLAVVRSLLRRGASVNRTTRTNSTPLRAACFDGHLDVVRYLVGEHKADLEVANRHGHTCLMISCYKGHREIARYLLERGAQVNRRSAKGNTALHDCAESGSLEILQLLLGCHARMERDGYGMTPLLAASVTGHTNIVEYLIQEQPGHGQLAGTELPEEGPPQGARSGSSALEEAEPYESCCPTSREAAVEALELLGATYVDKKRDLLGALKHWRRAMELRHQGGDYLPKPEPQQLVLAYDYSREVTTPQELEALITDPDEMRMQALLIRERILGPSHPDTSYYIRYRGAVYADSGNFERCIRLWKYALDMQQSNLEPLSPMTASSFLSFAELFSYVLQDRSAKGNLGMQLGFPDLMGVLSKGVREVERALQLPKEPGDSAQFTKAIAIILHLLYLLEKVECTPSQEHLKHQTVYRLLKCAPRGKNGFTPLHMAVDKETTNVGRYRVGVFPSLHVVKVLLDCGADPDSRDFDNNTPLHIAAQNNCPAIMDALIEAGAHMDATNAFKKTAYELLDAKLLAKSTVQPFNYVTLQCLAARALDRNKVPYKGFIPEELEAFIQLH from the coding sequence ATGGATCTGCACACAGCCGTGTACAACGCGGCGCACGACGGcaagctgcagctgctgcagaggcTGCTGGCCGGCCGCGGGCGGGAGGAGCTGGACGAGCTGCTGGGGGAGGTGGCGGGCGGCGGGACGCCGCTGCTGATCGCCGCGCGCCGCGGGCACCTGGACGTGGTGGAGTTCCTGGTGGACCGCTGCGGCGCCAGCGTGGAGGCGGGCGGCTCGGTGCACTTCGACGGCGAGACCATCGAGGGCGCGCCGCCGCTCTGGGCCGCGTCGGCCGCCGGCCACCTGGCCGTGGTGCGCAGCCTGCTGCGCCGCGGCGCCTCGGTCAACCGCACCACGCGCACCAACTCCACGCCGCTGCGCGCCGCCTGCTTCGACGGCCACCTGGATGTGGTGCGCTACCTGGTGGGCGAGCACAAGGCCGACCTGGAGGTCGCCAACCGCCACGGCCACACGTGCCTCATGATCTCCTGCTACAAGGGCCACCGCGAGATCGCCCGCTACCTGCTGGAGCGCGGCGCGCAGGTGAACCGGCGCAGCGCCAAGGGCAACACGGCCCTGCACGACTGTGCCGAGTCCGGCAgcctggagatcctgcagctgctgctgggctGCCACGCGCGCATGGAGCGCGACGGCTATGGCATGACCCCGCTGCTGGCCGCCAGCGTCACCGGACACACCAACATCGTGGAGTACCTCATCCAGGAGCAGCCAGGCCACGGGCAGCTCGCAGGGACGGAGCTGCCCGAGGAGGGGCCCCCCCAGGGCGCACGCAGCGGCAGTTCCGCCCTGGAGGAAGCAGAGCCTTATGAGAGCTGCTGCCCCACCAGCCGGGAAGCAGCTGTGGAGGCTTTGGAGCTTCTGGGAGCCACCTATGTGGATAAGAAAAGGGATCTGCTTGGAGCCCTGAAGCACTGGAGAAGGGCGATGGAACTCCGCCACCAGGGTGGGGACTACCTCCCCAAGCCCGAGCCCCAACAGCTGGTTCTCGCCTACGACTATTCCAGGGAGGTGACCACGCCCCAAGAGCTGGAGGCCCTCATCACAGATCCTGATGAGATGCGGATGCAGGCCCTGCTGATACGGGAGAGGATCCTGGGCCCCTCGCACCCCGACACTTCATACTACATAAGGTACCGGGGTGCTGTCTATGCGGACTCGGGAAATTTCGAGCGCTGTATCCGTCTGTGGAAATATGCCTTGGACATGCAGCAGAGCAACTTGGAGCCCCTGAGCCCCATGACTGCCAGCAGCTTCCTGTCGTTTGCGGAGCTCTTCTCCTATGTGCTGCAGGACCGCTCGGCCAAGGGCAACCTGGGCATGCAGCTCGGTTTCCCCGACCTCATGGGCGTGCTCAGCAAAGGGGTTCGGGAGGTGGAGCGGGCCCTGCAGCTGCCCAAGGAGCCGGGCGACTCGGCGCAGTTCACCAAAGCCATTGCCATCATCCTCCACCTGCTGTACCTGCTGGAGAAGGTGGAGTGCACACCTAGCCAGGAACACCTCAAACACCAGACCGTCTACCGCCTGCTCAAGTGTGCCCCGCGCGGCAAGAACGGCTTCACCCCACTGCACATGGCGGTGGACAAGGAGACCACCAACGTGGGCCGCTACCGAGTGGGAGTCTTCCCTTCGCTGCACGTGGTCAAGGTGCTGCTGGACTGCGGGGCCGACCCCGACAGCCGGGACTTCGACAACAACACCCCGCTGCACATCGCCGCCCAGAACAACTGCCCAGCCATCATGGATGCGCTCATCGAAGCTGGGGCCCACATGGATGCCACCAATGCCTTCAAGAAGACGGCCTATGAGCTGCTGGACGCGAAGCTGCTGGCCAAGAGCACCGTGCAGCCTTTCAATTATGTGACGCTCCAGTGCCTGGCCGCCCGCGCCCTGGACAGGAACAAGGTCCCTTACAAGGGCTTCATCCCAGAGGAGCTAGAGGCCTTCATCCAGCTGCACTGA